The genomic DNA GTCCGCGGGAAAACGCGGTGGTGATCAATGCGGTGCCTTCTGCTATCCGGGCGCGATCCCACAGGGCGCGGTCCTGCTTATCCAGGGGAATGAGTTCTCCGCCCGCACCGGTGCGCGCCGCGCGCCGCGCGTCGGTCAAAAGCAACAATGCCAGGAGGCCCTCCGTTTCGGCATCCCCGGGAACCGCCTGCCGAAGCATGCGGGCGATGCGGATGGCCTCCGCGGAAAGATCGACGCGGACCAGCGCCTCTCCCGAACTGGCCGTATATCCTTCGTTGAAGATCAGGTATAGGACATGTTGGACGGACGCCAGCCGGCGCGCCGCTTCCTCCGGGGAGGGAGGGTCGAAGGCCGATCCGGCCTCTTTGATCGCTTGTTTGGCCCGGCTGATGCGCTGGGCCATGGTGGCTTCCGGAACCAGGAAGGCCTTGGCGATCTCGGCCGTGGTCAAGCCGCCCACGGCCCGCAAGGTGAGGGCGATGGCCGATGCCGGGGTCAAGGCGGGATGGCAGCATAGGAACAACAAGTCCAGGGTATCGTCAGCTTCAGGAGCGCCGGCGTCGATGGCCGCCCATTGCTCGTCGGGGGGAACCATGCTCACGACCAGCTCTTCGCGGCGGCGCCGCGCGCCTTCCGATCGGAAATGATCCGCGAGCCGGCGCGAGGCCACGCGGATCAACCAGCCCATGGGCGAATCCGGGATGCCTTCCTTGGGCCATTGATCAACGGCCGCCACCAAGGCTTCTTGAACCGAATCCTCGGCCGCGGCGAAATCGCCCCAACGGCGGTGGACGGCGCCCAGCGCCCTCGGCGCGAGATCGCGCAAGAGCGCCAGGGCGGGTCCGTCCAACGACTCGGTCATGGGATCAGGGCGTCCACTCCTTCGGGGCCGCGCTCATGACTTCGCGGACCTCGATCCCCATCCGCAACGGTTTCCCTCCCGGGCCCGGAGCCGCGGAGGCCTCGGCCGCGATGGCATAGGCCCGCGCCGCGTTCTCCACGTCCACTATCCAATATCCGGCCAGGAATTCCTTGGTCTCGGGAAAAATACCGTCGGTCACGGGGCGGCCATCTTCTCCGGCTTTCACCAATTTGGCCTGGTCGGGCCCGGCCAAGCCTTCTGCGCCCGCCAATTCGCCCATATCCTTCAGCTTCTTGGCGAAACCCTTCATGAATCCGATATGGGCGTGGATATCCTTTTGCGGCCATTGCGCGATCTGGTAGGGTCCTCCGCTGGGGGTATGCATCATGAGGATGAACTTCATTTTCGTTTCCTTGTTTGGCGAGGCGCAATATGGCGCCTCACCCTGAAGTCGGAGCCGTGGCCGGCTTTTCGACATGGGCCGGGAATATTCCGAAAGCCAAATTTAATTAGCCCCGGGTGTAGAGACTCTCTGGGCGGCTCCGACTTCATGATGACGGCGGGGGAAAACCCGCCGCATCTTCGAAAGGACCCCGAAATGGCAAAGTTATCGAATCCCGCATGGAAAAACGCAAGAGCCCCTGGCCTATCCTGACGGCGATTCCCTCTACGTGGCTGGGCGGGAAATTGGTTATGACAAAGGGATTTGCCGAACGTTAAGGCTTACGGATTCGCATAGCCGGAATCCCCACGGTTTTCCGCGGCTTCCCATCCAAACCATAATAC from Fibrobacterota bacterium includes the following:
- a CDS encoding RNA polymerase sigma factor, whose protein sequence is MTESLDGPALALLRDLAPRALGAVHRRWGDFAAAEDSVQEALVAAVDQWPKEGIPDSPMGWLIRVASRRLADHFRSEGARRRREELVVSMVPPDEQWAAIDAGAPEADDTLDLLFLCCHPALTPASAIALTLRAVGGLTTAEIAKAFLVPEATMAQRISRAKQAIKEAGSAFDPPSPEEAARRLASVQHVLYLIFNEGYTASSGEALVRVDLSAEAIRIARMLRQAVPGDAETEGLLALLLLTDARRAARTGAGGELIPLDKQDRALWDRARIAEGTALITTAFSRGPAGAYAIQAAIAALHDEAEDMDATDWPQILELYGWLLRTSDNPMAKLNHAVATAMVHGPSAGLALIDGMAGDTRLAGQHRLQAARAHLLERAGDKQAACDAYRMAAERATCVPERDYLLLQAARMREDG